The genomic segment GCTGAACGAAAAGATGAAGAGAAAATAGTTGCCCATGCACTATTAAAAAGTGACGGATGTGTATATGTTCCGGGAAATGACTATTATATCGGGTATTATCAGCTTGACATTAAGAGCATCAATGTTTACAGAAACCCTGTAACCAAAGATGAAATATTCGGCATATGGAAGAAAAAATTGTTACAGGCAAAGTTGAATTTGGATGTTTCAAAATATGATGACTATTTGAATTTATTAAAAAAGAAAAACAACCTGACAAGCAGGTGTATCAAAAAAACAGATTGATAATCTCAGAGAAAAATTCGACAGGAGAATAGGGAGTATGGAATATGAATGGGATGAAAACAAGAATTTAGCTTCGTAAAGCAAATCGGAAAGAACGAAGACTTTATTATGAAAAAAGAAAAAATTGTCAGATACAGCAGTAATGAACTGAGGAATTTGGAAAAAGACGGCGGTGATAAAACCGACTGGGTCTGTGTACACAGTATGAAAGACGAAGATATTGTTTTTGATGAAGATTCACCTGAAATTACACAAGATATGTTTGATAAAGCCCGAATAATGAAAACGGAAATCAGCCTTCTTTTAGATTCGGATGTAATGGAATGGTATAAAAAGCAGAATATCGCCTACCAGCCGCTTATTAACACCTTGTTACGTTCCTATATGGAAGCTCATCATTAACAATAAACACATAACCAGCGGTGCAGTGGACGGGCTATCGCCCGCCACTGACCTTGTTGTTAGGGGGTTAATTTTTATTAATATATTTATAATAATAGGAGATAATAATGACATTAGATGATAGACCTTTTGTTTATGTTATAATGCCTTTTAGTAGCAAATTCCGTAATGTCTACTTTTCAAGCATAAAAACAGCTTGCGAAGAACTAAATTTAAAATGCGAAAGAGTTGATGAACAGATTATTGAAGGCACTATAATTGACCGAATTTATAGAAATATAACTGATGCAGATTTAATTATTGCCGAGCTAACGGAACATAATCCAAGTGTTTATTATGAACTTGGTTATTCGAGAGCTCTTAGAAAACGTATTATATCAATTTCAAGAGATATTAATAGCTTACCATTTGATTTAAGTACATATCAAGCGCTTCAATATGGTAATCCCAAAGACCCAAATGAAGAAGTCGATTATCAAGCTTTGAAGGAAAATATAAAGAATATAATTGAAAAAACGATACAAACAGCCCATTATCGGGATGAAAATATACCAATTGTATATCCTGCAAGCAGGCTTATTCAAGGTGGAATATTTGATGAGCTTTTAAAGAAAAGTGAAGTGGAAATTATTTTTTGTGGAATTCATTTTCAGTGGAGTTTATCAGACCATGAAGAATATATTCTTGAAAAATTAGAAAGCGGCGTTTCAATTGATTATGTTATTACTGATCCAACAAAACCATCAGTAATTGAAAAAATTGCTCGTATGTTATCCATTTCAGAAGAAAACGAATTAATAAGAGAATGTGAAGATGGTTTCAGAAAATTAGAAAGACTTTATCGGCAAACTGTTGAACGTGGTTGTAGCCAAAATTTAAATGTTTTCTTTACAGATCGTGAACCTTTAGGACGTTATTATTTATTTGATCACAATCATCATAACGGCTCAGTCCTTGCAACGCCCTATACCTTTGAGCTAAGATCAAGCCATAGTCCTACTTACTTATACAAAGCTCGCACTGATGTAGCCCGTAGTTACATAAAATCATGTATTAAGTTGAAAGAATCAAGTAAAAAATATCAATTCTCTTGAAATTAAAAAAATAATTTTTCTTTCAATAACTTTTAAAATAACTCATTTGATAATAAATGAAAATGATGAATAAATTTATAATTGGATTAAAAAGAAATCCAATAAAACTAATAGTATCAATATTCATTACTTATTCAATTTGTTGGACAATCCTTGAACCAATTTTGGGAATGGTAAAATCAGCAGAAATACATTTGGTAGGCGGGAATAAATATATTTTTCTTCTTTTGATTAGTATATGTGTTGGTATTTATAGAGTAATACCAACTAATGAAATCTCAATCAATTACAATAATTCAAAAATAAAAATTGTTTTTGGTGATTT from the Desulfonema limicola genome contains:
- a CDS encoding BrnA antitoxin family protein is translated as MKKEKIVRYSSNELRNLEKDGGDKTDWVCVHSMKDEDIVFDEDSPEITQDMFDKARIMKTEISLLLDSDVMEWYKKQNIAYQPLINTLLRSYMEAHH